A genomic region of Branchiostoma lanceolatum isolate klBraLanc5 chromosome 4, klBraLanc5.hap2, whole genome shotgun sequence contains the following coding sequences:
- the LOC136434155 gene encoding probable tubulin polyglutamylase ttll-15, whose product MISSYGWEKKNDMPSIAFYRSPGTALARMLGRRMINVVAVVLFFGVFITVLNVYELRGMQDVHKGLQRESSLEEGKRENGIRNEPIDVVREKRDDEVEDADHNRTPRGNGVSNNEIEMADKGVVPGLKDSSQQTKEDKIVNLPDALDTMRQEKLESQHSESDGDRAEKQKDASQQEVVRKNEDPHGPRPSSLKKALGINEKQSRKPSPLNRRRANLLTNKRPSEKHIKHHDGDVKERVIVQSPTVQSDLRHPPSEHVGILNKPAQRLQADADKASVGVAGLEGSKIQRFLPQFARRTLQMHEVQRPQVQMQQVQLQPVKIQQVQMMGQEVQMPQAQGQQQVFANSERSPVVWVHGTNIESGYLDHVLAVFKRTGYKRGGPESDWDVIWSHEYPFMDPKLISHLGTMKPHQKINHWPGGGFVTNKMSLATSEIHFVPQAFRLPNEREDLLRHAGANPKKMWVQKNNNHRGIKIRPLDQLTLTGQSFVQEYVENPFLIDGRKFDIGIYTVVTSINPLRMYMYEEEALFRYCSKAYHPFDPFDVDKYVVDEDYTPTWEMPSLMDTYNRLQYSHKDTWNHYVRSIGKDPSGVWRDIKTSLREVYLSKEHLFIEQLQKYKSSRNFFEMVRFDFVVDEDLNIFLMEVNMSPNMASGHTPPNKFMYEQVLFNLLNLVGVARSIPTTLEGSPDDQNNMMVSDRDIQIYPYICISDTCRTAASCANMYCKLCEHCLTPDWRENLKAAFLEHVGRRNFRRVCPVPMTQEDANNLKPPHDSPLSETNWLMDLWFRGKCHKDPAWCT is encoded by the exons ATGATTTCTTCTTACGGATGGGAGAAGAAGAACGACATGCCTTCAATT GCATTCTACCGGTCGCCAGGCACCGCCCTGGCCCGTATGTTGGGCCGTAGGATGATCAACGTCGTTGCCGTGGTGCTGTTCTTTGGAGTCTTCATCACGGTCCTGAACGTCTATGAACTGCGCGGCATGCAGGACGTGCACAAGGGCCTGCAGCGGGAGTCCTCATTAGAGGAGGGCAAACGAGAAAACGGGATTAGGAATGAACCAATCGATGTTGTCCGAGAAAAACGG GACGATGAAGTGGAGGATGCGGATCACAATAGAACACCGAGAGGCAACGGTGTTTCCAACAATGAGATCGAAATGGCTGACAAGGGAGTCGTGCCCGGACTGAAGGATTCCTCACAACAAACAAAGGAG GACAAGATTGTCAACCTACCAGATGCCCTGGACACCATGAGACAGGAGAAGCTGGAGTCACAGCATTCCGAGAGCGATGGTGATCGTGCCGAGAAACAGAAAGATGCATCTCAACAGGAAGTAGTAAGGAAGAACGAAGATCCACACGGCCCTCGTCCTTCATCTTTGAAGAAAGCGCTTGGAATAAACGAAAAACAATCCCGCAAACCTTCTCCACTGAATCGGAGACGAGCTAATTTGCTGACCAACAAGAGACCGTCGGAGAAACACATCAAGCATCATGATGGTGATGTTAAAGAACGCGTCATTGTCCAAAGTCCGACCGTACAGTCTGATCTCCGCCACCCGCCATCGGAACATGTCGGCATTCTCAACAAACCTGCCCAGCGACTACAGGCGGACGCCGACAAGGCTTCAGTTGGCGTTGCCGGCTTGGAAGGTTCGAAGATCCAACGGTTTCTCCCCCAGTTTGCCCGTAGGACTCTGCAGATGCACGAGGTGCAGAGGCCACAGGTGCAGATGCAACAGGTGCAGCTACAACCGGTGAAGATACAGCAGGTGCAGATGATGGGGCAAGAAGTACAGATGCCGCAGGCGCAGGGACAACAGCAGGTCTTTGCCAATTCCGAACGATCGCCTGTTGTATGGGTTCATGGAACTAAT ATCGAGTCTGGATATTTGGACCACGTCCTTGCCGTGTTTAAGAGGACCGGGTACAAGCGGGGAGGTCCGGAGTCAGACTGGGACGTCATATGGAGTCACGAGTACCCTTTCATGGACCCCAAACTGATTTCACATCTCGGCACTATGAAACCTCACCAGAAG ATTAACCATTGGCCCGGAGGCGGTTTCGTCACCAATAAGATGAGCCTAGCGACGTCAGAAATCCACTTCGTCCCTCAGGCCTTCCGTCTGCCGAATGAGAGAGAAGACCTCTTGCGCCAT GCCGGGGCAAACCCTAAGAAGATGTGGGTACAAAAGAACAACAACCACAGAGGCATCAAGATCAGACCTCTAGATC AACTGACCCTGACGGGACAGAGTTTCGTACAGGAGTATGTTGAGAACCCGTTCCTCATTGATGGCAG AAAGTTTGACATTGGCATCTATACAGTTGTGACGTCCATCAACCCATtgaggatgtacatgtatgaagaagaGGCTCTcttcag GTACTGTTCGAAGGCATACCATCCTTTCGACCCATTCGACGTTGACAAATACGTCGTCGACGAAGACTACACTCCAACTTGGGAG ATGCCGTCCCTGATGGACACCTACAATAGGCTACAGTACAGTCACAAGGACACGTGGAACCACTATGTCAGGTCTATAG GAAAAGACCCGTCCGGTGTGTGGAGAGACATTAAGACGTCCTTGAGGGAGGTGTACCTGTCCAAGGAACATCTTTTCATAGAGCAACTGCAGAAGTACAAGTCTTCCAG AAACTTCTTTGAGATGGTTCGTTTTGACTTTGTTGTGGATGAGGACCTGAACATCTTCCTCATGGAG GTGAACATGTCCCCAAACATGGCGTCCGGTCACACCCCACCCAACAAGTTCATGTATGAACAG GTGTTGTTCAATCTGCTCAACCTGGTCGGGGTGGCCAGATCGATTCCAACAACCCTGGAGGGAAG TCCTGACGACCAGAACAACATGATGGTGAGTGACCGTGACATTCAGATCTACCCCTACATCTGCATCTCCGATACATGCCGGACCGCGGCCAGCTGTGCAAACATG TATTGCAAGTTGTGTGAACACTGTCTAACGCCTGACTGGAGAGAAAACCTGAAGGCTGCGTTTTTGGAACATGTCGGTAGGAGGAACTTCAGGAGAGTCTGCCCTGTACCGATG ACCCAGGAAGATGCGAACAACTTAAAACCGCCCCATGATTCACCTCTGAGCGAAACTAACTGGCTGATGGACCTCTGGTTTCGGGGCAAGTGCCACAAGGACCCCGCATGGTGTACATGA
- the LOC136432475 gene encoding probable tubulin polyglutamylase ttll-15 codes for MLSRTLYGLEKKTDMPLFTRPSNVPVPPLNRASGGKISVINIVVVVLFFGICLTALNVYELRRMQNDHMNLHRDWPAAEGRTDRGVKDRPIAVIRGKRLESGYLNHVFAVFKRIGYERGLPESSWDVMWAHDYPFTDPKLTPYLRSMKPHQKVNHWPGSGYITNKMSLATSDIHFIPKAFSLPHKKEELLKHAESNPKKMWVQKNNNHRGIRIKPLDQLDLTGESFVQEYVDKPFLIDGRKFDIGIYTVVTSIDPLRVYMYEEEVLIRYCPKDYHPFDPNDVDKYVVGDDYTPTWKMPSLKETYNRLQYSHKETWNHYVRSIGKDPSTVWRDVKASLREVVLAKEPQLVDALHGKYKSVRNFFEMVRFDFVVDEDLKIFLMEVNMSPNLSSAHTPANKGMYEQIIFNLLSLVGVARAIPTSLEGSPEDQNDMLVIERDVKVYSDVCNSETCRSTTSCTNTICKLCEHCLTPDWREHLKAAFMEHVARRNFRRVCPVPMNQEEAAHTKVLSESSLSEANWLMDYWYRGKCLQDPAWCT; via the exons ATGCTTTCTAGAACTTTGTACGGACTGGAGAAGAAGACAGACATGCCGTTATTT ACAAGACCCAGTAACGTTCCAGTCCCTCCCCTGAACCGGGCATCGGGAGGTAAGATATCGGTGATCAACATCGTAGTGGTGGTTCTGTTCTTCGGCATCTGTCTGACGGCGCTGAATGTGTACGAGCTGCGCCGCATGCAGAACGACCACATGAACCTACACCGGGACTGGCCAGCCGCAGAGGGCAGAACCGACAGGGGAGTCAAGGACAGACCAATAGCTGTCATCCGCGGGAAAAGG CTTGAGTCTGGCTACCTGAACCACGTGTTTGCTGTGTTCAAGAGGATTGGGTACGAGCGGGGATTACCAGAGTCCAGCTGGGACGTCATGTGGGCACACGACTACCCCTTCACAGACCCCAAACTCACCCCTTATCTTAGGAGCATGAAGCCTCATCAGAAG gtTAACCATTGGCCAGGGAGCGGTTACATCACCAACAAGATGAGCCTGGCGACCTCTGACATCCACTTCATCCCCAAGGCCTTCAGTCTGCCTCACAAGAAGGAGGAACTCTTAAAACAT GCTGAATCAAACCCCAAGAAGATGTGGGTACAAAAGAACAACAACCACCGAGGCATTAGGATCAAACCTCTAGATC AATTGGACCTGACAGGGGAAAGTTTTGTACAGGAGTATGTGGACAAGCCATTCCTTATTGATGGCAG GAAGTTTGACATTGGCATCTATACAGTTGTGACCTCCATTGACCCCTTAAGGGTGTACATGTACGAGGAAGAGGTTCTCATCAG GTACTGTCCTAAAGATTATCACCCATTTGATCCAAATGATGTGGACAAGTACGTTGTCGGCGATGACTACACCCCGACTTGGAAA ATGCCATCCCTAAAGGAGACCTATAACAGGCTACAGTACAGTCACAAGGAGACTTGGAACCACTATGTCAGGTCTATAG GGAAAGACCCTTCCACAGTGTGGAGAGATGTGAAGGCATCACTAAGGGAGGTTGTTCTGGCCAAGGAGCCCCAACTGGTGGACGCACTGCACGGCAAATACAAGTCTGTCAG GAACTTTTTTGAGATGGTTCGTTTTGACTTTGTTGTAGACGAGGACCTGAAAATTTTCCTCATGGAG GTGAACATGTCCCCTAACCTGTCATCAGCTCACACCCCAGCAAATAAGGGCATGTATGAACAG ATAATATTCAATCTTCTCAGTCTGGTTGGGGTTGCCAGAGCCATTCCAACGAGCCTGGAGGGAAG CCCAGAAGACCAGAATGACATGTTAGTGATCGAGCGAGACGTTAAGGTTTACTCCGACGTCTGTAACTCTGAAACATGTCGGTCCACAACAAGCTGTACAAACACG aTCTGCAAGCTATGTGAACACTGTCTAACGCCTGACTGGAGGGAACACCTGAAGGCTGCATTTATGGAACACGTCGCTAGGAGGAACTTCAGGAGAGTCTGCCCTGTACCGATG AATCAGGAGGAGGCTGCTCACACCAAGGTTCTCAGTGAGTCCAGTCTGAGCGAGGCCAACTGGTTAATGGACTACTGGTACAGGGGCAAGTGCCTGCAGGACCCGGCATGGTGTACATAG